A single region of the Triticum dicoccoides isolate Atlit2015 ecotype Zavitan chromosome 2B, WEW_v2.0, whole genome shotgun sequence genome encodes:
- the LOC119364437 gene encoding dynein assembly factor 1, axonemal-like encodes MEPPLSPLGAGAVCCMCGDRGLPHELLRCKLCRVRLQHRYCSDLYPRATAYRRCNWCLREPAEAHAQPHAQPVKNKKAEKRKMVASTETSASGEEERRQHEAGCTTATRSRRSAAEVGKPVKKPKVDERPPLPPSPGTAAKGNSGDTKPKVDERPPLPPSPGTAAKGNSGDKKPKVDEWPVLPPSPGVAAKGNSGDKKPKVDKRPALPPSPGTAAKGNNGDKKPKVDEWTALPPSPGTAAKGSSGDKKPMQAGKLARPGRVKVRRYKLLAEVISC; translated from the exons ATGGAGCCGCCACTTTCTCCGCTGGGCGCCGGCGCTGTCTGCTGCATGTGCGGCGATCGCGGCCTGCCGCACGAGCTGCTCCGCTGCAAGCTCTGCCGCGTCCGCCTGCAGCACAG ATACTGCAGCGATCTGTATCCGAGGGCCACGGCGTACAGGAGGTGCAACTGGTGCCTGAGGGAGCCCGCAGAAGCCCATGCCCAACCCCACGCTCAGCCGGTGAAAAACAAGAAGGCGGAGAAACGGAAGATGGTGGCATCAACGGAGACGTCCGCCtccggcgaggaggagcggcggcaGCACGAGGCCGGATGCACCACTGCTACGAGGTCGAGGAGATCGGCTGCGGAGGTTGGTAAGCCGGTCAAGAAGCCCAAGGTCGACGAGAGGCCACCGCTGCCCCCGTCGCCAGGCACGGCAGCGAAGGGGAACAGCGGTGACACGAAGCCCAAGGTCGACGAGAGGCCACCGCTGCCCCCGTCGCCGGGCACGGCGGCGAAAGGAAACAGCGGCGACAAGAAGCCTAAGGTCGACGAGTGGCCGGTGCTGCCCCCGTCGCCGGGCGTGGCGGCGAAGGGGAACAGCGGTGACAAGAAGCCCAAGGTCGACAAGAGGCCAGCGCTGCCTCCGTCGCCGGGCACGGCGGCGAAGGGGAACAACGGCGACAAGAAGCCTAAGGTCGACGAGTGGACGGCGCTGCCCCCGTCGCCGGGCACGGCGGCGAAGGGGAGCAGCGGCGACAAGAAGCCGATGCAGGCGGGGAAGCTGGCGCGGCCGGGTAGGGTCAAGGTGAGGAGGTACAAGCTCCTGGCAGAGGTGATTAGCTGCTAG